One genomic region from Haloarcula taiwanensis encodes:
- a CDS encoding cell division protein produces the protein MKLAMIGFGQAGGKIVDKFLEYDKETGSGIVRSAVAVNTAKADLLGLEHIPEENRVLIGQARVKGHGVGADNELGAEIAEEDIDEVQGAIDNIPVHEVDAFLIVAGLGGGTGSGGSPVVAKHLKRIYTEPVYGLGVLPGSDEGGIYTLNAARSFQTFVREVDNLMVFDNDAWRQTGESVEGGYDHINEEIVRRFGVLFGAGEIEAGDNVAESVVDSSEIINTLDGGGVSTVGYASEDVEVSSGGGGLLSRFKGDDSSDDGMDTANTTNRITSLVRKAALGRLTLPCEIEGAERALLVMAGPPEHLNRKGIERGRKWLEEQTGSMEVRGGDYPTNAPKVAASILLAGVHNVPRIKELQQVAIEAQDNIDDIRNQSEDNLEDLVEDDEDELDPLF, from the coding sequence ATGAAACTGGCGATGATCGGCTTCGGGCAGGCCGGTGGCAAAATTGTGGACAAATTCCTCGAGTACGACAAGGAAACCGGCTCGGGAATCGTCCGCTCGGCTGTTGCGGTCAATACAGCAAAAGCAGACCTGCTTGGGCTAGAACACATTCCGGAAGAGAATCGAGTGCTCATTGGCCAGGCTCGCGTCAAGGGCCATGGCGTGGGCGCGGACAACGAACTCGGCGCGGAAATCGCCGAAGAGGACATCGACGAGGTGCAGGGTGCGATTGACAACATCCCCGTCCACGAAGTCGACGCCTTCCTCATCGTCGCCGGCCTCGGCGGCGGGACGGGGTCGGGCGGGTCGCCGGTCGTCGCAAAACACCTCAAGCGCATCTACACCGAACCGGTGTACGGTCTGGGCGTCCTGCCGGGCAGCGACGAGGGTGGTATCTACACCCTCAACGCCGCCCGCTCGTTCCAGACGTTCGTGCGCGAGGTGGACAACCTCATGGTGTTCGACAACGACGCCTGGCGACAGACCGGCGAGTCCGTTGAGGGGGGCTACGACCACATAAACGAGGAAATCGTCCGCCGCTTCGGCGTACTGTTCGGAGCCGGTGAGATCGAGGCCGGCGACAACGTCGCCGAAAGTGTCGTCGACTCCTCGGAAATCATCAATACGCTCGACGGCGGCGGCGTCTCCACCGTCGGCTACGCCTCCGAGGACGTCGAGGTGTCCTCTGGCGGCGGCGGCCTGCTCTCGCGGTTCAAGGGCGACGACTCGTCCGACGACGGAATGGATACGGCCAACACCACGAATCGTATCACGTCGCTCGTCCGGAAAGCCGCGCTCGGCCGACTGACACTCCCCTGTGAGATCGAGGGTGCAGAGCGTGCCCTCCTCGTGATGGCAGGGCCGCCGGAGCACCTGAACCGGAAGGGAATTGAGCGCGGCCGGAAGTGGCTTGAGGAGCAAACCGGTTCGATGGAGGTCCGCGGTGGCGACTATCCGACCAACGCCCCGAAAGTGGCCGCATCCATCCTGCTGGCCGGCGTCCACAACGTTCCGCGAATCAAGGAACTCCAGCAGGTCGCCATCGAGGCCCAGGACAACATCGACGACATCCGTAACCAAAGCGAAGATAACTTAGAGGACTTGGTCGAAGACGACGAAGATGAACTTGATCCGCTGTTCTAA
- a CDS encoding complex I NDUFA9 subunit family protein — protein MDVLVVGGTGFIGQHLCRELDERGHTVTALSRSPEDATLPDGVETVSGDVTDYGSIESAFENQDAVYYLVALSPLFKPDGGDKMHERIHLGGTENSVQAAEEHGVDRFVQLSALGADPTGDTHYIRSKGEAEQVVTESSLDWTIFRPSVVFGEGGEFVSFTKRLKGMFAPGVPLYPLPGGGRQTTFQPIWVGDLVPMLVDSIESEDHVGETYEVGGPEVLTLRDVTNQVYDAEGSSVSVVPLPMPLAKVGLSVLGSVGFPMGADQYRSLKFDNTPATNEIDAFGVSSDSLTTLSGYLRGEAPAVATS, from the coding sequence ATGGATGTACTTGTCGTCGGCGGGACCGGATTCATCGGACAACACCTATGCCGTGAGCTCGACGAGCGAGGGCACACCGTCACTGCGCTGTCTCGGTCACCAGAAGACGCAACACTACCAGACGGTGTCGAAACCGTCTCCGGGGACGTCACAGACTACGGGAGTATCGAGAGCGCGTTCGAAAATCAGGACGCGGTGTATTATCTGGTCGCACTGTCGCCCCTGTTCAAACCGGACGGCGGCGACAAGATGCACGAGCGCATTCATCTCGGCGGGACGGAAAACAGCGTACAGGCCGCAGAAGAGCACGGCGTCGACCGGTTCGTCCAGCTGAGCGCACTGGGTGCAGACCCCACCGGCGACACACACTACATCCGGTCGAAGGGAGAGGCTGAGCAGGTTGTTACGGAGTCTTCGCTGGACTGGACCATTTTCCGCCCGTCGGTCGTCTTCGGTGAGGGCGGTGAGTTTGTCTCCTTCACGAAGCGCCTCAAGGGGATGTTCGCGCCGGGTGTCCCGCTGTATCCGCTTCCCGGCGGCGGCAGACAGACGACGTTCCAGCCGATCTGGGTCGGTGACCTCGTGCCGATGCTCGTCGACAGTATCGAATCCGAAGACCACGTCGGCGAGACCTACGAGGTCGGTGGGCCGGAAGTACTGACGCTCAGAGACGTGACCAATCAGGTGTACGATGCCGAGGGGTCGTCAGTAAGCGTCGTCCCCCTTCCGATGCCACTAGCGAAGGTCGGGCTCTCTGTCTTGGGAAGTGTCGGGTTCCCGATGGGTGCCGACCAGTACCGGTCACTCAAATTCGATAACACGCCAGCGACCAACGAAATAGATGCATTCGGTGTCAGTAGTGACTCTCTAACGACACTCAGCGGATATCTCAGGGGAGAAGCGCCAGCAGTAGCCACTTCCTAA
- a CDS encoding dTMP kinase yields the protein MLVTLEGLDGSGKTTVWERLRSDDAVPSETVFTREPTDTWYGDAVQRSIDNDDADSLAELFLYTADHAAHLSDTVRPALSEDRLVVSDRYSDSRYAYQGATLEASETLDDPLSYVREVHAPWTRPPDRTVYLDLDPETAAQRSGATNKFETAEYLTTVRDNYERLIEADPERFVRVDATADPDAVYEQVRAAILD from the coding sequence ATGCTCGTCACGCTCGAAGGACTGGACGGGAGCGGCAAGACGACCGTGTGGGAACGGCTCCGGAGCGACGACGCTGTCCCCAGCGAAACTGTGTTCACGCGCGAACCGACCGATACCTGGTACGGCGACGCCGTCCAGCGCTCCATCGACAACGACGACGCGGACTCGCTGGCCGAACTGTTCCTCTATACGGCAGACCACGCCGCACACCTCTCGGACACGGTCCGACCGGCACTCAGCGAAGACCGGCTCGTTGTCTCCGACCGCTACAGCGACTCTCGGTACGCCTATCAGGGTGCGACACTCGAAGCGAGTGAGACCTTGGACGACCCGCTGTCGTACGTTCGCGAGGTCCACGCGCCCTGGACCCGGCCGCCGGACCGGACTGTGTATCTCGATCTCGATCCAGAAACCGCCGCACAGCGAAGCGGCGCGACGAACAAGTTCGAGACGGCAGAGTATCTCACAACGGTGCGTGACAACTACGAGCGACTAATCGAAGCCGACCCGGAGCGGTTCGTTCGCGTCGACGCAACCGCCGACCCGGATGCTGTGTACGAACAGGTCCGAGCAGCGATTCTCGATTAG
- a CDS encoding ArsR family transcriptional regulator, translating into MVSAFIMVKTAAGKSEDLLAAVRDAEGITEAHIVAGQYDIIAEATGTEVYDIMQSVSGHIRDLNGVDDTRTYICLE; encoded by the coding sequence ATGGTTAGCGCGTTCATTATGGTCAAGACGGCTGCCGGCAAATCCGAAGACCTCCTTGCGGCAGTTCGAGACGCCGAAGGCATCACTGAGGCACACATCGTCGCCGGGCAGTACGACATCATCGCCGAAGCGACAGGTACCGAGGTGTACGACATCATGCAGTCGGTCTCGGGTCACATCCGAGACCTCAACGGCGTCGACGACACGCGCACGTACATCTGTTTGGAGTGA